The following are from one region of the Capsicum annuum cultivar UCD-10X-F1 chromosome 1, UCD10Xv1.1, whole genome shotgun sequence genome:
- the LOC107869665 gene encoding myb family transcription factor PHL11 isoform X1, with the protein MDRMYNGGGDGYENGVVMTRDPKPRLRWTADLHDRFVDAVTKLGGPDKATPKSVLRLMGLKGLTLYHLKSHLQKYRLGQQAKKQNAAEQNRENIAAESFGQFSLHSSGPSITSSSMNGMQGEAPISEQLRCQFEVQKRLQKQLEVQQKLQMRIEAQGKYLQAILDKAQKSLSIDMTSPRAVDETKAQLTDFNTALSNLMDYMHGVNRDETAAGKRTQDDSNDDQQTSTYLMKEEQNNNMNIKVEETSVSFDLNSRSSYDFIVMNSDSLEAKPFPNGRLEI; encoded by the exons ATGGATAGGATGTATAATGGTGGTGGAGATGGTTATGAAAATGGAGTGGTGATGACAAGGGACCCAAAGCCAAGATTAAGGTGGACTGCTGATTTACATGATCGTTTTGTTGATGCTGTCACTAAGCTTGGTGGACCTGATA AAGCAACTCCCAAGTCAGTACTAAGGTTAATGGGATTGAAGGGCTTGACACTCTATCATCTCAAGAGTCATTTGCAG AAGTATAGACTTGGACAGCAGGCAAAGAAACAAAATGCAGCAGAACAAAACAGAGAGAATATTG CAGCGGAGTCCTTCGGACAATTCAGTTTGCATTCCTCAGGACCGAGTATCACTTCATCAAGCATGAATGGTATGCAAGG AGAAGCTCCAATCAGTGAGCAACTGAGGTGTCAGTTTGAAGTCCAGAAAAGATTACAGAAGCAGCTTGAG GTTCAACAGAAACTACAAATGAGAATAGAGGCTCAGGGCAAGTACTTGCAGGCAATATTGGATAAAGCTCAGAAGAGCCTGTCTATCGATATGACCTCTCCTCGTGCTGTAGATGAAACCAAAGCTCAGCTTACAGATTTCAATACAGCTCTGTCAAATTTAATGGATTACATGCACGGAGTCAACCGGGATGAAACTGCTGCAGGTAAAAGGACACAAGATGATAGTAATGACGATCAACAAACGTCTACATACTTAATGAAGGAAGAACAAAACAACAATATGAATATTAAGGTTGAAGAAACTTCCGTTAGCTTCGATTTGAACTCCAGAAGTAGCTATGACTTTATTGTCATGAATTCAGATTCACTGGAAGCTAAGCCATTTCCAAATGGAAGATTAGAAATATAA
- the LOC107869665 gene encoding myb family transcription factor PHL11 isoform X2, translating into MDRMYNGGGDGYENGVVMTRDPKPRLRWTADLHDRFVDAVTKLGGPDKATPKSVLRLMGLKGLTLYHLKSHLQKYRLGQQAKKQNAAEQNRENIAESFGQFSLHSSGPSITSSSMNGMQGEAPISEQLRCQFEVQKRLQKQLEVQQKLQMRIEAQGKYLQAILDKAQKSLSIDMTSPRAVDETKAQLTDFNTALSNLMDYMHGVNRDETAAGKRTQDDSNDDQQTSTYLMKEEQNNNMNIKVEETSVSFDLNSRSSYDFIVMNSDSLEAKPFPNGRLEI; encoded by the exons ATGGATAGGATGTATAATGGTGGTGGAGATGGTTATGAAAATGGAGTGGTGATGACAAGGGACCCAAAGCCAAGATTAAGGTGGACTGCTGATTTACATGATCGTTTTGTTGATGCTGTCACTAAGCTTGGTGGACCTGATA AAGCAACTCCCAAGTCAGTACTAAGGTTAATGGGATTGAAGGGCTTGACACTCTATCATCTCAAGAGTCATTTGCAG AAGTATAGACTTGGACAGCAGGCAAAGAAACAAAATGCAGCAGAACAAAACAGAGAGAATATTG CGGAGTCCTTCGGACAATTCAGTTTGCATTCCTCAGGACCGAGTATCACTTCATCAAGCATGAATGGTATGCAAGG AGAAGCTCCAATCAGTGAGCAACTGAGGTGTCAGTTTGAAGTCCAGAAAAGATTACAGAAGCAGCTTGAG GTTCAACAGAAACTACAAATGAGAATAGAGGCTCAGGGCAAGTACTTGCAGGCAATATTGGATAAAGCTCAGAAGAGCCTGTCTATCGATATGACCTCTCCTCGTGCTGTAGATGAAACCAAAGCTCAGCTTACAGATTTCAATACAGCTCTGTCAAATTTAATGGATTACATGCACGGAGTCAACCGGGATGAAACTGCTGCAGGTAAAAGGACACAAGATGATAGTAATGACGATCAACAAACGTCTACATACTTAATGAAGGAAGAACAAAACAACAATATGAATATTAAGGTTGAAGAAACTTCCGTTAGCTTCGATTTGAACTCCAGAAGTAGCTATGACTTTATTGTCATGAATTCAGATTCACTGGAAGCTAAGCCATTTCCAAATGGAAGATTAGAAATATAA